Proteins encoded together in one Sceloporus undulatus isolate JIND9_A2432 ecotype Alabama chromosome 4, SceUnd_v1.1, whole genome shotgun sequence window:
- the TMEM74 gene encoding transmembrane protein 74 isoform X1 produces the protein MACVELLYLTRENSQMKRCHSTDWHLYSPPCQGQPNERDRQTKTLTMEAEYYETHSKTIQRVPQEDMLSFAAASSLTLEVTGELACHPSPPREEKERIQKRACCCESETSFTCVDENVNNLDYMGSPTHQSCCQDPDLLIHPDPCEEMAHDWPSLDPASLVSEEDDEVGSETSGGKSIDYGFVSAIFFLVTGILLVIISYIVPRDVTVDPSTVAAREMERLENESAKVGAHLDRCVIAGLCLLTLGGVVLSSLLMMSMWKGELYRSHRFMASKESAKLYGSFNFRVKSSPNDNMELSLVEEEALAIDS, from the coding sequence ATGGCATGTGTGGAACTTCTGTACCTTACCAGGGAGAACAGTCAGATGAAAAGGTGCCACAGCACAGACTGGCATTTGTACAGTCCCCCATGTCAGGGGCAACCCAATGAAAGGGACAGACAGACTAAAACACTAACCATGGAGGCTGAATACTATGAAACGCACAGCAAGACCATACAGAGGGTGCCCCAAGAAGACATGCTTTCCTTTGCTGCTGCATCATCGCTAACCTTGGAGGTTACTGGTGAACTTGCCTGTCATCCCAGCCCcccaagagaagaaaaagagaggatcCAGAAGAGAGCCTGTTGCTGTGAATCAGAGACCTCCTTCACATGTGTTGATGAGAATGTCAACAATCTAGACTACATGGGAAGCCCAACCCACCAGAGCTGCTGCCAAGACCCGGATCTCCTTATCCATCCTGATCCTTGTGAAGAGATGGCCCATGACTGGCCATCTCTTGATCCAGCCTCATTGGTTTCTGAGGAAGATGACGAGGTTGGCTCAGAAACTTCTGGTGGCAAGTCCATTGATTATGGCTTTGTCAGCGCCATCTTCTTCCTGGTGACTGGAATTTTGTTGGTGATCATTTCCTACATAGTTCCCCGAGATGTGACTGTGGACCCCAGCACAGTGGCAGCGAGGGAGATGGAGCGACTGGAGAATGAGAGTGCCAAGGTTGGGGCTCACCTGGACAGGTGTGTGATTGCAGGGCTCTGCCTCTTGACCCTGGGGGGCGTTGTGCTCTCCAGTTTGCTCATGATGTCAATGTGGAAAGGCGAACTCTACAGGAGTCACCGGTTCATGGCCTCCAAAGAATCAGCCAAACTGTATGGCTCTTTCAATTTCCGAGTCAAATCCTCTCCAAACGATAACATGGAGCTATCACTGGTGGAGGAGGAAGCTCTTGCCATAGATAGCTGA
- the TMEM74 gene encoding transmembrane protein 74 isoform X2: MACVELLYLTRENSQMKRCHSTDWHLYSPPCQGQPNERDRQTKTLTMEAEYYETHSKTIQRVPQEDMLSFAAASSLTLEVTGELACHPSPPREEKERIQKRACCCESETSFTCVDENVNNLDYMGSPTHQSCCQDPDLLIHPDPCEEMAHDWPSLDPASLVSEEDDEVGSETSGGKSIDYGFVSAIFFLVTGILLVIISYIVPRDVTVDPSTVAAREMERLENESAKVGAHLDRVH, from the coding sequence ATGGCATGTGTGGAACTTCTGTACCTTACCAGGGAGAACAGTCAGATGAAAAGGTGCCACAGCACAGACTGGCATTTGTACAGTCCCCCATGTCAGGGGCAACCCAATGAAAGGGACAGACAGACTAAAACACTAACCATGGAGGCTGAATACTATGAAACGCACAGCAAGACCATACAGAGGGTGCCCCAAGAAGACATGCTTTCCTTTGCTGCTGCATCATCGCTAACCTTGGAGGTTACTGGTGAACTTGCCTGTCATCCCAGCCCcccaagagaagaaaaagagaggatcCAGAAGAGAGCCTGTTGCTGTGAATCAGAGACCTCCTTCACATGTGTTGATGAGAATGTCAACAATCTAGACTACATGGGAAGCCCAACCCACCAGAGCTGCTGCCAAGACCCGGATCTCCTTATCCATCCTGATCCTTGTGAAGAGATGGCCCATGACTGGCCATCTCTTGATCCAGCCTCATTGGTTTCTGAGGAAGATGACGAGGTTGGCTCAGAAACTTCTGGTGGCAAGTCCATTGATTATGGCTTTGTCAGCGCCATCTTCTTCCTGGTGACTGGAATTTTGTTGGTGATCATTTCCTACATAGTTCCCCGAGATGTGACTGTGGACCCCAGCACAGTGGCAGCGAGGGAGATGGAGCGACTGGAGAATGAGAGTGCCAAGGTTGGGGCTCACCTGGACAG